The window TTTTGACCAAAGGAGAATAAAATGCAAAATGAAAGACGTTTTGCATTTGTATCACTTGATTTTCCTGCAGATACTTTTCAAGTTGTAAGATTTAATGGAGAACAAGGTTTATCTAAGTGGTATAAATTCGAAATAGAACTAATTTCAAGGGAAAAAAATTTAAATTTAGAGAACATATTACAAAGCCTAGTTCAATTTAAGATTTTTAGAAAAGATAGTGTTGTTTTATATAATGGTATCTTAGAAGAATTTGATCAACTTCATTTTTATGGAGAATATACTTTTTATAGGGCAGTTCTTGTGCCAAGGCTTTGGTGGTTGTCTCAAATTTATCATAATCAAGTTTTTTTAAATAAAAATGTTCCCGAGATTTTAAAAAAGATTTTAAAAGATGGCGGATTACTAGACATAGATTTTGAATTTAGGGTGCAAGAAGATTATGAATCACTGGAATATGTGTGTCAGTATAATGAAACACATCTTAATTTTTTCCAACGTTGGTTAGCAAGAGAGGGTATGTATTATTTTTTTGAGCAAGGGGAAAGTAGTGAAAAATTAATTATTACAGATACTATGATGGGGCATAATGTTTTTTCAGAAGGAAGTGAGTTAACTTATGCTCAACCTTCTGGGCTTGACAATATTCATAGAGAAGAAGTGGTTCATGGGTTTTATTGTAAACAAAAAAGAATGCCCCAAAAATTACGTTTAAGAAATTATGATTATGAAAAACCTTCAAGTGTTTTAGAAGGAGAATATGAAATTACTGAAAATGGATGGGGTACGATTTATCAATATGGAGAACATTTTAAGAATACAAGCGAGGGTAAGCGTTTAGCAAAAATTAAGGCTGAAGCGTTAAAATGTAGGGAGAAAATTTTTAAAGGTCAAAGCACAGTACCATATATAAGGCCAGGATATTTTTTTGATTTAAAAAATCATTATAGAGAAGATTTTAATAAGCGCTATTTAGTAATAAATACTTATCATGAAGGATCACAAGCAGCTTATTTAATAAATGGGCTATCTATTGATTTAAGAGGAGTTGAAAAAGAGAATTATTATAGAAATGAATTTGAAGCTATAGATGCTGGATTACAGTTTAGGTCAGAGGAATATAAAGAAAAACCAAAATTTTATGGTTTTTTAAATGCTAAAATAGATGCAGAGGGAAGTGGAGAATATGCTGAAATTGATGACCAAGGAAGATATAAAGTTGTTTTACCATTTGATATTTCAGGAGCAGAGGAAGGGAAAAGATCTGCTCCTTTAAGAATGATGCAGCCATATGCTGGCCAAAGAGAAGGAATGTATTTTCCTTTAAGAAAAGGTACAGAAGTCTTATTGGCTTTTATTGATGGAGATCCAGATAGACCTGTAATAGCAGGCGCTGTACCTAATATAGAGACTCCTAGTATAGTTAATAAGGAAAATAATATACTTGGTGGAGTAAAAACTGCAGGAGGAAATCAGTTAAGTTTTTGTGACAGAGATGGCCATAAATGTGTTTCTATTTCAACTCCTTCTCCTTCAATAAAAAAGGATGAGGTTGTTAAAGAGAAGGCAGCTATATTATGTCGTTCTGATTTTTTTGGTGAAGAAATTTTAACTAAATCATGGGATTTAACTAGTTTAACAGGAAATAGTCAGTTTGATATTACTTTTCAAAGAGGAGCGGTAGGTTCTTTTATAGATTTAGTGTGTTTTCCCTTGTTACAGGTTAGTCTAGGTATGCTTGTAAACGAAAAAATAAATGCTATTTTAAAAGGACAGCGTTTAAATGGAGCTGATAACATAGAAGATGCAAAATCTTTGACTTCGGATATTTTAATGCGAACTATTGTTCCTTTTTATCTTACAGTATTTTCTTATTTAGCAAAAGATACTTTAAAAAAATCTAAATTAAGAGTTAAATTGCCATATGGAGTTTCAGAACGCATAACATTTTCTTTTAAAGAAGCTCTTGTTGCAAAGTTAATTAGAAGTAGTAAATTGGCAATATTTAATATAGATAATGAAAAAAGAATGTTAACTGCTCCTGTTTTTCCAACTGCATATGGGATTACATTGTTGTCTTCTTGTCCTCGTCATGCAGAAGGATTAATGGGAAAAGTTAAAAATTTTGTTAAAGATAGTACAAGACCAACAAACATTAATACAGTTAAATTAGAAGAAAGTACGCCAAATATTTTATTATGTGCTAAAAAAGGAGTCATAGATGTATTGGCAGATGATGGGATTAATATGTGGACGCCTGAAAATATTTCAATGAATGCGCAAAATATTTTTACTTATACAACTAAAAATATAACAAATACAGCTCATGGGGATATTATTTTAAACAGAGTGGATAAAGTTGATAAATATAAAGAGTCTTATTTGACTCTTTTAGAAAAAGAAATTTCTTTGACTCAAAAAAATGGAGTGAAGGGAGTACAAAATGCTATAGATATGTATTTTTCTGAGAATAAGAAAGGTCGTATGGAAATTTTTTCTCGAGGAGAAATAAATATATCTACAAATTATTCTACAGAACCTGATTTAAAAGTGGACTTTATTAAACTTGGAAAAGGAAATCTTGGTATAGAAGTAAATAAATCTATAACAAACAAGGCAGAAGATACCATAAAGTTAGTAGCTAAAAAGAATATTGAGCTAAAATGTGGAGATTCTTCTTTAATTTTAAAAAAAGATGGTTCAATAGTATTAAAATGTAAGAAGTTCACTGTTCGTTCTTCAAATAGTATCGCAATGAGAGCTAAAGGTACACTTAAAATAAGAGGTAAAAATACAACTATTAAAAGTAATACAAAAATATCATGATAAATAAAAATATAGATAATACATTTTTTTTACTTGAAAGGACTTTAAGTAGGGGAAAGGATAATTGGTGGGTAGGAACTTTTTTAGCTGGTTATCATATTGATGAGGATAAATTTATTTTAGGAGAAGAGATATGGAGTTTGGTGGCTGACTTTTGTCAAAAAGCACCTTTAGACAATGGAATGCCTAAGTTAAAAGGAGAATATTTATGTTATGGAAGGTTCTCTTCTTTTTTAAAAGATAAAGAAAAAGTTTATATAAAGGTAGATAATAAAGAGAAAAAGTTGGAAGGAGATTTATTTCCTAGTGAAATAGATTTTTTTAAAAACAGAGATAAATTAGGGACATATGATAGTAACTATATAAAAAAGTATTGGCCAGCCTATCCACCTGATATGCAATTAGAGATATTTAATTTAGCACCATTAGATCAACGTATTTCTGGTTTTTGGACAGGAAGTGAAGAAATTGTTATTAAAAATGGTCATCCTACCAAAAGGGAAATAAAATTTAAATTGCCAGGTAAAGAATTGGAGTGTTATTTTTTATTGAAAAATAATGAAATAAAAAAAATAAATATAAATTTAGATACACTTATATTTTTCCCAGAAAAATTTTTGGTAGTTTTAGTTTATAGAGTAGTTTATAAGTTAAAATATAAGTTAGAAATAGAAGATGAAGTAGATGTTATATACTTTAATGAAATCCAAGAAAATAACAAAAAAATAAAAGAGGAGTTATTGTGTTTAAAAAAGGCAGAAGATGTTTTCAATAAAAATATAGTTGAAAAGCAAATAGACTTCTCTAAAATAGAACCAGAAGTTAAATCTGATTTAAATAGTAATTTGAAAAAAATATCTTCTGATGAAGTTGAGAAAATTTTGAAAAATGATAAAGAATTTTATAATATTTATTTAGTGGGAATAGATTTTTCTAATAAAATTTTAAAGGGAGTTAGATTTGAAAAATGTGTTTTAGATGATTGTTTGTTTTTAAATTCAAGTTTACAAGATATTAGTTTTAAGAATAGTATTGCTAGTAAATTAACTTTTAAAGATAGTAAGTTAAATAATATCAATATAGATAATTCAATATTTGAATATTCTTTTTTTAAGATAGATTTGAATAATTTTTTTATAAGTAATTCAGTCTTTAAGAATTTAAATCTTAAATTATCTAATATAGAAAATGGATTTATTGAAAAAATAAGATTAAATAACATAAATATAACAGATAGCGTAATAAAAGATATAGAATTTATAGAGTCTAGCTTTGAAGATGTTGAATTTAATAAAAACAAATTATTTTATATAAATGTTGAAGAAAGTATATTCTCAAATGTTAACCTAAATCAGTGTAAAGGTGAAAAAAATATTTTAATACAAAATAAATTTAATAATTTGCAATTAAATGATTCTATAATAACTGATTGTGATTTTTCTAATTCTTTCTTTCAAAAATGTATTTTTATAAATTCAAATCTAAATGGTTCTTGTTTAGAAGGTTGCACAATAAGAGATTTAAAATGCAACGATATTATTTTAGATGCTAGTTATGGTGATGACAAAACTATTTTAAAAGATGTTGTAGTTTTAAAATCTAGTATACAGGAAGTTTCTTTTATATCTTCTGAGTTTATAAATTGTCATTTTGAAAACTGTAATATAAATAATTCGGTTTTTAGTAAATCAAAATTTAAAAATAATATTTTCTTAAAAAATTGCATGAAAGAAATTAGATTTGATTTATGTAAATTTATTGATTCAAAGATAAAAATATGTGATTGCATGAGGTCAGATTTTTATAATTGTTTTTTAGATAATGTTTCCTTTGAATTAAACAATATGTTTGAAAGTAATTTATTTAATCTGAATCATAACAAATTTTTTATAAAAAAATGTAATTTAGGTAGAACTGTTTATGAAAAAAATTAAAGATATAGACGAATTAATTAATTTAAGAAAAAAAAATAAAGAATTATGTGATTTATTATTATCAAATTTAGAGTTTGTAAATTTTGATTTCTCAGATTTGATATTAAAAAATGTTCATTTTATAGACTGTACTATTAAATCTACTTCTTTTAATAATAGTATTTTAGAACAAGTTCTTTTTAAAAATTGCTTGTTAGAAAATGTTGTTTGTTCTGAGTCTACATTATTAAATATAACTTTTGAAAAAATAAAAGTCATTGATTCTATATTTAACGAAAGTACAATAGAAAAAACTTTATTTGTTAAATCTGTTTTTAAAGATAGTAACTTATCTTTTTCTTTTTTTAAAGATTCTAACTTATTTTCTTCTGATTTTGAAAAAATAAATTTTAGGTCATCAATATTTCAAGATACTCTTATAGAAGAGAATGATTTTAAATATTGTAATTTTTTAGAAGCTGATTTAGAAAAAATAGACCTTTCTTCTAACAATTTTTTGTATTCAGATTTTAAATTAGCTAGTTTGATTGGAGTGAACATGTCAAAATTAGATTTAAGCACATGTTTTTTTGTTGATGTTGATTTTAGACAAGCTGTTTTGCATAAGGTAAATTTTCAAGGATGTTGCTTAAAGCAAGCAGATTGTAGAGAAATAGAGGCACAAAATGTAGTTTTTAAAAATATTAAAGCAGAGGCTGCTGATTTTAGTAAAGCAATATTAAAGAATTCTATATTTGATAAGTCTTTTTTAGAAAAATCTTTTTTTGAAGAGGCTAATTTGGAAAAGGCTAGTTTTCAAAGTGTTGAAGCCTCAGAAAGCATTTTTGTTAAAGCTAGGTGTATAGAAACAAATTTCAAAAAGAGTGTTTTACGTTATGTAGATTTTTCTCATGCTGATATAAGACGTTCAAACTTTTCAAGTACAAATTTACAGGGAAGCAACTTTCATAGAGTAAATGATGAAAAAACAAGTTGGTTTAGAGCAAATATGGAAAAAGTAAAAAAAACAGACAGAGAACTTATGAAAGCTGAAGATTGGAAAATTAAAGAGTAAAGGGGGATTGTTTAGTTATGTTTGCTTCTACTAAGCAAGGTGGAATATGTCAGGGAGCTCCAGATGTATGTAAAACTCCATCTCCTTCTGGGACTGTACCTATGGCTTATGTAAATATTGCTATGTGTAATCAAGCGAAAGGAAATACTTGTTCTAAAAAAGTCAAAATTTGTGGGAAGGTAGCTTTAAGTAAAAAAACAGTTATAGCCCAATCTTCAGGAAATGAGCCTGGAAGTGGGGGAGGAATAGTTTCAAGTAAGATAAAAGGCCCGGCAAAGTATGCCACTTGTAGTCAAAAGGTAAAAATAGAAGGACAACCAGCAGTTTATTTTGGTTGTAGTGTATTACAAAACGGAGATAATCCTAATGTTTATGGAGGATCTCAAATTGCTCCAAGTCAAACTAAAGTTATGATTATGGAATAGGAGTTTATTATGTTTGATGTTAGTGTCCTTAATAAGCAGAAATTCGAAGAAGGAATGGTTTTAAAACAAGAAAGTGATTCAGAATTTTTAATACAAACAGATAATGGCATTTATAGAGCTTATTTAACTCCAGGATGCTTTTTAGTTCCAAATGTATATGATAAAGTGATTTTATTTCATGGTTCAGAGTCTTATATTGTACATGTGTTAAGTCATGAATCTGTTGAAAAAAAATTAAATATTCCTTATATTAATTATAGTATAAAAAATGATATTGTTTCTATAAAGTGTAAAAATTTAGAAATAGAATCTGAGGATATAAATATAAGATCTTTTAAGAAATTATATCTGGTGGCTAATATTATTGAACAAAAAGGAAAAAATTTGTTCTTAAAGTTTGAGAAAATAGAATTTCATGTGAAAGAACTATTAAAGTTTTTAGAAAGTAGTGTAGAGTGGATAAGTAAATTTAAAATTACAAATGCGAAAAGAATAAAATATCTTGTTTCTAACTTATTATGGATAAAATCCAAAAATTTAATAATGTTAGCAAGGCAAAAGGTAAAGATAGATGGAGATAAAATTAACTTAGGATAATAAGAGCATAAAAAGGAGTATTTATGTCTTCAAAAGTTTATTTTACTATGTTAAACAAAGATGAGGATAAGGCTAAGGAAATATTTTTAACATTAAAAAATTATGGATTAGATGTAGAAGGTCATTTTTGGAAAGATGATTTACAAAATATGAGCTGGGCATCTTCTAAGAATGATCTTACTAGTGGAAAATATAAAGCATGGATTATTTGTGGTAATGAAAGTGATTTTAAAGTTAAATCTACTTTACAAGGATTAACTCTGCTTCTTTTAGCTAAAAAAGAAGACTTAAATGTAATTGTATTGATTAAAAGTAGTGATGTAGATAAGTTTAAAAAAGAATTGCCCTTTATTTGGCAAAATATAAATTTTGTATCCTTAGACTCTTCTTTT is drawn from Desulfonauticus submarinus and contains these coding sequences:
- the tssI gene encoding type VI secretion system tip protein TssI/VgrG, which codes for MQNERRFAFVSLDFPADTFQVVRFNGEQGLSKWYKFEIELISREKNLNLENILQSLVQFKIFRKDSVVLYNGILEEFDQLHFYGEYTFYRAVLVPRLWWLSQIYHNQVFLNKNVPEILKKILKDGGLLDIDFEFRVQEDYESLEYVCQYNETHLNFFQRWLAREGMYYFFEQGESSEKLIITDTMMGHNVFSEGSELTYAQPSGLDNIHREEVVHGFYCKQKRMPQKLRLRNYDYEKPSSVLEGEYEITENGWGTIYQYGEHFKNTSEGKRLAKIKAEALKCREKIFKGQSTVPYIRPGYFFDLKNHYREDFNKRYLVINTYHEGSQAAYLINGLSIDLRGVEKENYYRNEFEAIDAGLQFRSEEYKEKPKFYGFLNAKIDAEGSGEYAEIDDQGRYKVVLPFDISGAEEGKRSAPLRMMQPYAGQREGMYFPLRKGTEVLLAFIDGDPDRPVIAGAVPNIETPSIVNKENNILGGVKTAGGNQLSFCDRDGHKCVSISTPSPSIKKDEVVKEKAAILCRSDFFGEEILTKSWDLTSLTGNSQFDITFQRGAVGSFIDLVCFPLLQVSLGMLVNEKINAILKGQRLNGADNIEDAKSLTSDILMRTIVPFYLTVFSYLAKDTLKKSKLRVKLPYGVSERITFSFKEALVAKLIRSSKLAIFNIDNEKRMLTAPVFPTAYGITLLSSCPRHAEGLMGKVKNFVKDSTRPTNINTVKLEESTPNILLCAKKGVIDVLADDGINMWTPENISMNAQNIFTYTTKNITNTAHGDIILNRVDKVDKYKESYLTLLEKEISLTQKNGVKGVQNAIDMYFSENKKGRMEIFSRGEINISTNYSTEPDLKVDFIKLGKGNLGIEVNKSITNKAEDTIKLVAKKNIELKCGDSSLILKKDGSIVLKCKKFTVRSSNSIAMRAKGTLKIRGKNTTIKSNTKIS
- a CDS encoding DUF2169 domain-containing protein, which gives rise to MINKNIDNTFFLLERTLSRGKDNWWVGTFLAGYHIDEDKFILGEEIWSLVADFCQKAPLDNGMPKLKGEYLCYGRFSSFLKDKEKVYIKVDNKEKKLEGDLFPSEIDFFKNRDKLGTYDSNYIKKYWPAYPPDMQLEIFNLAPLDQRISGFWTGSEEIVIKNGHPTKREIKFKLPGKELECYFLLKNNEIKKININLDTLIFFPEKFLVVLVYRVVYKLKYKLEIEDEVDVIYFNEIQENNKKIKEELLCLKKAEDVFNKNIVEKQIDFSKIEPEVKSDLNSNLKKISSDEVEKILKNDKEFYNIYLVGIDFSNKILKGVRFEKCVLDDCLFLNSSLQDISFKNSIASKLTFKDSKLNNINIDNSIFEYSFFKIDLNNFFISNSVFKNLNLKLSNIENGFIEKIRLNNINITDSVIKDIEFIESSFEDVEFNKNKLFYINVEESIFSNVNLNQCKGEKNILIQNKFNNLQLNDSIITDCDFSNSFFQKCIFINSNLNGSCLEGCTIRDLKCNDIILDASYGDDKTILKDVVVLKSSIQEVSFISSEFINCHFENCNINNSVFSKSKFKNNIFLKNCMKEIRFDLCKFIDSKIKICDCMRSDFYNCFLDNVSFELNNMFESNLFNLNHNKFFIKKCNLGRTVYEKN
- a CDS encoding pentapeptide repeat-containing protein, translated to MKKIKDIDELINLRKKNKELCDLLLSNLEFVNFDFSDLILKNVHFIDCTIKSTSFNNSILEQVLFKNCLLENVVCSESTLLNITFEKIKVIDSIFNESTIEKTLFVKSVFKDSNLSFSFFKDSNLFSSDFEKINFRSSIFQDTLIEENDFKYCNFLEADLEKIDLSSNNFLYSDFKLASLIGVNMSKLDLSTCFFVDVDFRQAVLHKVNFQGCCLKQADCREIEAQNVVFKNIKAEAADFSKAILKNSIFDKSFLEKSFFEEANLEKASFQSVEASESIFVKARCIETNFKKSVLRYVDFSHADIRRSNFSSTNLQGSNFHRVNDEKTSWFRANMEKVKKTDRELMKAEDWKIKE
- a CDS encoding DUF4150 domain-containing protein, which encodes MFASTKQGGICQGAPDVCKTPSPSGTVPMAYVNIAMCNQAKGNTCSKKVKICGKVALSKKTVIAQSSGNEPGSGGGIVSSKIKGPAKYATCSQKVKIEGQPAVYFGCSVLQNGDNPNVYGGSQIAPSQTKVMIME
- a CDS encoding DUF3540 domain-containing protein, with the protein product MFDVSVLNKQKFEEGMVLKQESDSEFLIQTDNGIYRAYLTPGCFLVPNVYDKVILFHGSESYIVHVLSHESVEKKLNIPYINYSIKNDIVSIKCKNLEIESEDINIRSFKKLYLVANIIEQKGKNLFLKFEKIEFHVKELLKFLESSVEWISKFKITNAKRIKYLVSNLLWIKSKNLIMLARQKVKIDGDKINLG